From the genome of Pseudomonas sp. AB6, one region includes:
- a CDS encoding I78 family peptidase inhibitor, translating into MPWKFAPLGCLIAAAALAGCSTQPEPVQAPEAEVGHSNCNAAAANFAVGKKASPELLEQARIKAGAWSVRLLKPDTIVTLDYRSDRLNLNADDLATINRVNCG; encoded by the coding sequence ATGCCTTGGAAGTTCGCACCGTTGGGGTGTCTCATCGCCGCAGCCGCACTGGCCGGGTGCAGCACTCAACCAGAACCGGTTCAGGCACCGGAAGCTGAGGTTGGGCACAGCAACTGCAACGCTGCCGCCGCTAATTTCGCGGTCGGCAAGAAAGCATCCCCCGAACTGTTGGAGCAGGCTCGGATCAAGGCCGGGGCCTGGAGCGTTCGATTGCTAAAGCCCGATACCATCGTGACGCTGGATTACCGTTCGGACCGTTTGAATCTCAATGCCGATGACTTGGCGACAATTAATCGCGTCAATTGCGGCTAA
- a CDS encoding cold-shock protein, which produces MSNRQTGTVKWFNDEKGFGFITPQGGGDDLFVHFKAIESDGFKSLKEGQTVSFVAEKGQKGMQAAQVRGE; this is translated from the coding sequence ATGTCTAATCGCCAAACCGGCACCGTAAAATGGTTCAACGATGAAAAAGGCTTCGGCTTTATCACTCCTCAGGGTGGCGGTGACGACCTGTTCGTACACTTCAAAGCTATCGAAAGCGACGGTTTCAAAAGTCTGAAAGAAGGCCAGACCGTTTCGTTCGTGGCTGAGAAAGGCCAGAAGGGCATGCAAGCTGCTCAGGTTCGCGGCGAGTAA